The window TATAATTGGTATTGAGTAGGAAGACAAGGGTCTcacaagtaggcaaaagagtgAGAGACAGCGCAACCCCACCACCATGATTCTTACTAGAACACCGAACTACTCAGCCATACTATAAAtatagaggacctaggtcagaccacTACAGGCTTCAAGTTCACATGACTTCTGGTcagttgagtttgaggccagtgttcTGCATGTCTATGTCCCCTCAGTTTCATCCATTTCTTCATCTACCTCCTCTTTATGAGTGCCAATGCTGTGCCTAATATTTGTTTGTGGGATTCTGcttctgctcccatcagttgctatatgaagtctctctggtttctttgatGATCATTTTACTAGGCTCCAGTCCCTTCCCAATTTTCAAGCAGGACAAACTGAAGGTTAAAGATTTTATGTCCCAATGCCTACAGCTAAGACCTTGCCTTGGCTTGGGTGTAGCCCAGagtaaagatgtgtgccaccacacctttaatcccagatgactttgaacttggaTATCTCCCtttcttaatcttctggaatatatagccactatgcctcaagatctccataccaaggtccaggtcagaaacttctatctcccatcctccagattagggtcatgGTGAGCCTTTCAATTCTGGATTGTatttattccagatatagtcaagttgacaaccaggaatagctacTACACCCAGTTATAGAAGATGAATCTTTCAGGCCCCATGTGACTAGAATCTTTGCTAGGCTCACTGTCAATGGGAGAAGTATTTCATGGAGTTCCCATTGCACTAGCTTCCTAACTCAACCCCAAAATGCTCCCTGCCCTCATGCCCAATCTTTTCTGTTCTCCCTTCCTAGAGTGATCATTGCCTCCCCTCTGAAGCACTCATTTTTATTTAGCCTATCTGTGTTTGTGCATTGTAGCATGATTGATGTTTACTTTACTTGTAAGGTCCATATATATGTAAGCATGTACTAGGTTCTGACTACCAAAAGGATCTTTTTACTTGCCAGCACCTTCAAAAGCTTTCAGTAAATTTTGGGGCAATAGCAGGTGTTATGGAGATATTGGCAGCTGGCTTTGCATTTGATTTTTTCTGAGAACAATTAAAATAGGATTGCTTGGAGGTATAGGATAATGGAGGAATTGTTTTATAAGGATAATCAAATTCAATAGTGGAAATTAGTTTTTCAAATTCTATTCCAAGTGtataaagaaggaagaggaacagaATATGGTTGTTCAAACATGAAAATGGGGATATTGCCTGGTTGAACAATCTGTACAGGATTGCGATCAGGCTGAAGATAAAGATGAAAAGGAGGAGTTGAAGGAGCTACTGGTCTTGTAGGATAATGTtgccctctgtggcctctgtaaCACTCACCAGActgtgggagaaagaaaataaacagcttTAAATTAAATATTCACATAGAATTATTAGCATATATACTTTCTGTACAAAGGGTAATTTTTGGTGGCTTCTAAAAGTCCTACTTTCCCAAGAAATATGCTGCCTTGAGTTTATCAGCtatgttcttgttcttttaaaaaattctgtagCACTGGAAGCATAAGAAGTTATAGATTTAATGTTGCAAAAAAGAAGTCTTTTGATTTATAATAAAGTCTCATGTTGTGGAGACAAGCATGTGACATTTCAGTATATGATAGCAGAGTGGCCTCTGGCTCATGACNNNNNNNNNNNNN is drawn from Mus caroli unplaced genomic scaffold, CAROLI_EIJ_v1.1 scaffold_18182_1, whole genome shotgun sequence and contains these coding sequences:
- the LOC110288473 gene encoding LOW QUALITY PROTEIN: submaxillary gland androgen-regulated protein 2-like (The sequence of the model RefSeq protein was modified relative to this genomic sequence to represent the inferred CDS: deleted 1 base in 1 codon), which translates into the protein MATQKTLLISRTPRPVIVNLWSSQVFWGYRKLKPLHLVFSLWVFIGCFLSGECYRGHRGQHYPTRPVAPSTPPFHLYLQPDRNPVQIVQPGNIPIFMFEQPYSVPLPSLYLGIEFEKLISTIEFDYPYKTIPPLSYTSKQSYFNCSQKKSNAKPAANISITPAIAPKFTESF